In Oryzias melastigma strain HK-1 linkage group LG18, ASM292280v2, whole genome shotgun sequence, one DNA window encodes the following:
- the LOC112156156 gene encoding F-box only protein 41 isoform X3 encodes MSSSEMPYFCPRCGDRCRFPSVPELRAHLVSRHTYETLLLLSQARVRSSRPAGLLPLPGPAVTQSSGSAPASESSGLPPPLSCLDIASSSASLQLLRQMFSPSDPVLLPSGGSEEPSSALVPSGSVDQFPAQKLRQVEVCLGLDLLPSVRIGLEERLGLGLDHKIARTFAEVEERVNQRVGRLKAELNKREAELEWERRDRERLKSEKKEVEERAAFLSRQISAAVEMMERLKKDLMRKDKELRERQQEVENIEDFLRVMAEKEADAKSRLQVVFIEMLLERADRAERHLLLLASNHAHYALPKAYSPEAGRGGCSLDGSKDGVVSGRLQDAIGNRRSYSVSGSCRLEEQRYHSSLTRQMRTLSLGSGGWDCEGLSNLLHTGHCGPAWTQRDRDGRRDRFWVEEEGWGRTWSRRNRRHHSTEEEEEEEEEEELWSSTEMRRLACRRTYTPGSDSPSSLLSTPSRHYGDRQLGVGSLRMRAGLFCIFPYLDVRSLLRAAEVCSDWRFVARHPAVWTRVRLEDGRVSADFLNTLSQWCSQTQSLVLKNLKPRNRRADETREDHHKHTRGSLEPGLEALLRSAGGSLLQLSIVQCPHVLTDRTLWITSCYSRNLQVLVYRSSSDPPGPEVLWALGAGCRNISSLQVAPVHPCQQPTRFGNRCLQTIGRCWPHLHILSVGGASCSTQGLAAVAQSCSQLQVLELERITDLSLQAATELCKAGLRGLQMLVLTHTPVSGQAILHFHTPCVTVFDTPALKPGMLRSSSGHDQSSALYLCRCVQEHPVHRRGGLSCRLLRGAGLSGSSTPVWRNSQHTEGSPDASRSQRHPAGQSSGILLTSFFFCSSKSGPSETFLILTSEGRFSEGQQIKLSIILFYCKKKFESLILKVFCTFLFTFIEKKSSKSGERMFLGRICRNCLTFITNIVTASVENQMKPCSGSEPT; translated from the exons ATGTCCTCCTCGGAGATGCCCTACTTCTGTCCTCGCTGTGGAGACCGCTGCCGCTTCCCGTCCGTGCCGGAGCTGCGGGCGCACCTGGTCAGCCGGCACACCTATGAGACCCTGCTGCTGCTCTCACAG GCTCGGGTCAGAAGTTCTCGTCCCGCcgggctcctccccctccccggTCCGGCTGTGACCCAGAGCTCAGGCTCCGCCCCGGCCTCGGAGTCCTCGGGCCTTCCTCCACCCCTGTCCTGCCTGGACATTGCCTCCTCGTCTGCCTCCCTTCAGCTGCTCAGGCAGATGTTCAGCCCCTCAGACCCGGTTCTGCTGCCCTCTGGAGGTTCAGAAGAACCCTCCTCTGCTCTGGTCCCTTCTGGGTCGGTGGACCAGTTCCCAGCACAGAAACTCAGGCAGGTGGAGGTCTGTCTGGGTCTGGACCTTCTGCCGTCGGTGCGGATCGGGCTGGAAGAGCGGCTGGGTCTGGGCCTGGATCATAAAATCGCTCGAACGTTCGCAGAGGTGGAAGAGAGGGTGAACCAACGTGTGGGGCGACTGAAGGCGGAGCTAAACAAAAGGGAGGCGGAGCTTGAGTGGGAGAGACGAGACAGAGAACGACTGAAGAGTGAGaagaaggaggtggaggagagggCGGCGTTCCTCTCCAGACAG ATATCTGCTGCCGTGGAGATGATGGAGCGACTGAAGAAAGACCTGATGAGGAAAGATAAAGAGCTGAGAGAGCGACAACA GGAGGTGGAGAACATCGAGGACTTCCTGAGAGTGATGGCGGAGAAGGAGGCTGACGCCAAAAGCCGACTGCAGGTG GTCTTCATCGAGATGCTGCTGGAACGAGCCGACCGTGCAGAAAGACACCTGCTGCTGCTCGCCTCTAACCACGCCCACTACGCACTCCCGAAGGCGTACTCGCCCGAAGCGGGGCGGGGCGGGTGCAGTCTGGATGGAAGCAAGGACGGCGTTGTGTCCGGAAGGTTGCAGGACGCCATCGGGAACAGG AGGAGCTACAGCGTGTCGGGCTCCTGCAGGCTGGAGGAGCAGCGGTACCACAGCAG CCTGACCAGACAGATGAGGACTTTGTCTCTGGGCTCGGGGGGCTGGGACTGTGAGGGATTGTCCAACCTGCTCCACACGGGTCACTGCGGTCCGGCCTGGACTCAGAGGGACCGAGACGGGCGGAGGGACCGGTTCTG GGTGGAGGAGGAAGGATGGGGAAGAACATGGAGCAGAAGAAACCGTCGTCACCACAgcactgaggaggaggaggaggaggaggaagaggaggagctgtgGAGCAGCACTGAGATGAGACGGTTAGCCTGTAGGAGGACTTAcacacctggatcag ATAgcccctcctccctcctctccaCCCCCTCCCGTCACTATGGAGACCGGCAGCTGGGGGTCGGCTCCCTGAGGATGAGGGCGGGGCTTTTCTGCATCTTCCCATATTTGGACGTGCGCTCGTTGCTGCGTGCCGCTGAGGTGTGCTCTGATTGGCGCTTCGTTGCCAGACATCCGGCGGTTTGGACACGAGTGCGACTGGAAGACGGCAGAGTGTCGGCTGAT TTTCTGAACACTTTGTCTCAGTGGTGCTCACAAACCCAGAGCCTGGTTCTGAAGAACCTGAAACCTCGAAACCGACGGGCAGACGAGACCCGAGAGGaccaccacaaacacacacg GGGATCCTTGGAGCCGGGGTTGGAGGCGCTGCTGCGGTCAGCAGGGGGCAGTCTGCTCCAGCTGTCCATCGTCCAGTGTCCACACGTTCTGACCGACAGAACTCTGTGGATCACCAGCTGCTACAGCCGGAACCTGCAGGTGCTCGTGTACAG gagTTCTTCAGATCCTCCGGGCCCTGAGGTTCTCTGGGCTCTGGGAGCCGGTTGCAGGAACATCAGCAGCCTGCAGGTGGCGCCGGTGCATCCATG CCAACAGCCGACTCGATTTGGGAACCGCTGCCTGCAGACAATTGGTAGATGCTGGCCACACCTCCACATTCTCAGTGTGGGCGGGGCCAGCTGTAGCACTCAGGGATTGGCTGCTGTAG CTCAGAGCTGCTCGCAGCTGCAGGTTCTGGAGCTGGAGCGCATTACCGACCTCAGCCTGCAGGCGGCGACAGAGCTCTGCAAGGCGGGCCTGAGGGGCCTGCAGATGCTGGTCCTGACGCACACGCCCGTCAGCGGTCAGGCCATCCTGCACTTCCACA ccccttgtgtgactgtgtttgacactcctgctctaaagCCAGGAATGCTCAGGTCGTCTTCAGGTCACGATCAAAGCTCCGCCCTCTACCTGTGCAGGTGTGTGCAAGAACATCCGGTCCATCGTCGTGGAGGTCTCAGCTGCAGATTACTTCGAGGAGCCGGACTCTCAGGAAGCTCAACACCTGTTTGGAGAAATTCTCAGCACACTGAAG GTTCTCCAGACGCGTCCAGGTCTCAGCGACATCCTGCAGGTCAAAGTTCAGGGATTCTGCTGACCTCATTCTTCTTCTGTTCCTCTAAATCAGGACCTTCAGAGACTTTTCTCATTCTGACCTCAGAAGGGAGATTCTCAGAGGGACAGCAAATCAAACTAAGCATAATTCTGTtctattgcaaaaaaaagtttgagtctctgattttaaaggttttttgtacgtttttatttacttttattgagaaaaaatcaagtaaatcaGGAGAGAGAATGTTTCTGGGAAGAATCTGTAGAAACTGCCTCACATTCATTACTAATATAGTGACTGCAAGTGTGGAGAACCAGATGAAACCATGTTCAGGATCTGAGCCAACCTGA
- the LOC112156156 gene encoding F-box only protein 41 isoform X2 — protein sequence MSSSEMPYFCPRCGDRCRFPSVPELRAHLVSRHTYETLLLLSQARVRSSRPAGLLPLPGPAVTQSSGSAPASESSGLPPPLSCLDIASSSASLQLLRQMFSPSDPVLLPSGGSEEPSSALVPSGSVDQFPAQKLRQVEVCLGLDLLPSVRIGLEERLGLGLDHKIARTFAEVEERVNQRVGRLKAELNKREAELEWERRDRERLKSEKKEVEERAAFLSRQISAAVEMMERLKKDLMRKDKELRERQQEVENIEDFLRVMAEKEADAKSRLQVFIEMLLERADRAERHLLLLASNHAHYALPKAYSPEAGRGGCSLDGSKDGVVSGRLQDAIGNRRSYSVSGSCRLEEQRYHSSSLTRQMRTLSLGSGGWDCEGLSNLLHTGHCGPAWTQRDRDGRRDRFWVEEEGWGRTWSRRNRRHHSTEEEEEEEEEEELWSSTEMRRLACRRTYTPGSDSPSSLLSTPSRHYGDRQLGVGSLRMRAGLFCIFPYLDVRSLLRAAEVCSDWRFVARHPAVWTRVRLEDGRVSADFLNTLSQWCSQTQSLVLKNLKPRNRRADETREDHHKHTRGSLEPGLEALLRSAGGSLLQLSIVQCPHVLTDRTLWITSCYSRNLQVLVYRSSSDPPGPEVLWALGAGCRNISSLQVAPVHPCQQPTRFGNRCLQTIGRCWPHLHILSVGGASCSTQGLAAVAQSCSQLQVLELERITDLSLQAATELCKAGLRGLQMLVLTHTPVSGQAILHFHTPCVTVFDTPALKPGMLRSSSGHDQSSALYLCRCVQEHPVHRRGGLSCRLLRGAGLSGSSTPVWRNSQHTEGSPDASRSQRHPAGQSSGILLTSFFFCSSKSGPSETFLILTSEGRFSEGQQIKLSIILFYCKKKFESLILKVFCTFLFTFIEKKSSKSGERMFLGRICRNCLTFITNIVTASVENQMKPCSGSEPT from the exons ATGTCCTCCTCGGAGATGCCCTACTTCTGTCCTCGCTGTGGAGACCGCTGCCGCTTCCCGTCCGTGCCGGAGCTGCGGGCGCACCTGGTCAGCCGGCACACCTATGAGACCCTGCTGCTGCTCTCACAG GCTCGGGTCAGAAGTTCTCGTCCCGCcgggctcctccccctccccggTCCGGCTGTGACCCAGAGCTCAGGCTCCGCCCCGGCCTCGGAGTCCTCGGGCCTTCCTCCACCCCTGTCCTGCCTGGACATTGCCTCCTCGTCTGCCTCCCTTCAGCTGCTCAGGCAGATGTTCAGCCCCTCAGACCCGGTTCTGCTGCCCTCTGGAGGTTCAGAAGAACCCTCCTCTGCTCTGGTCCCTTCTGGGTCGGTGGACCAGTTCCCAGCACAGAAACTCAGGCAGGTGGAGGTCTGTCTGGGTCTGGACCTTCTGCCGTCGGTGCGGATCGGGCTGGAAGAGCGGCTGGGTCTGGGCCTGGATCATAAAATCGCTCGAACGTTCGCAGAGGTGGAAGAGAGGGTGAACCAACGTGTGGGGCGACTGAAGGCGGAGCTAAACAAAAGGGAGGCGGAGCTTGAGTGGGAGAGACGAGACAGAGAACGACTGAAGAGTGAGaagaaggaggtggaggagagggCGGCGTTCCTCTCCAGACAG ATATCTGCTGCCGTGGAGATGATGGAGCGACTGAAGAAAGACCTGATGAGGAAAGATAAAGAGCTGAGAGAGCGACAACA GGAGGTGGAGAACATCGAGGACTTCCTGAGAGTGATGGCGGAGAAGGAGGCTGACGCCAAAAGCCGACTGCAG GTCTTCATCGAGATGCTGCTGGAACGAGCCGACCGTGCAGAAAGACACCTGCTGCTGCTCGCCTCTAACCACGCCCACTACGCACTCCCGAAGGCGTACTCGCCCGAAGCGGGGCGGGGCGGGTGCAGTCTGGATGGAAGCAAGGACGGCGTTGTGTCCGGAAGGTTGCAGGACGCCATCGGGAACAGG AGGAGCTACAGCGTGTCGGGCTCCTGCAGGCTGGAGGAGCAGCGGTACCACAGCAG CAGCCTGACCAGACAGATGAGGACTTTGTCTCTGGGCTCGGGGGGCTGGGACTGTGAGGGATTGTCCAACCTGCTCCACACGGGTCACTGCGGTCCGGCCTGGACTCAGAGGGACCGAGACGGGCGGAGGGACCGGTTCTG GGTGGAGGAGGAAGGATGGGGAAGAACATGGAGCAGAAGAAACCGTCGTCACCACAgcactgaggaggaggaggaggaggaggaagaggaggagctgtgGAGCAGCACTGAGATGAGACGGTTAGCCTGTAGGAGGACTTAcacacctggatcag ATAgcccctcctccctcctctccaCCCCCTCCCGTCACTATGGAGACCGGCAGCTGGGGGTCGGCTCCCTGAGGATGAGGGCGGGGCTTTTCTGCATCTTCCCATATTTGGACGTGCGCTCGTTGCTGCGTGCCGCTGAGGTGTGCTCTGATTGGCGCTTCGTTGCCAGACATCCGGCGGTTTGGACACGAGTGCGACTGGAAGACGGCAGAGTGTCGGCTGAT TTTCTGAACACTTTGTCTCAGTGGTGCTCACAAACCCAGAGCCTGGTTCTGAAGAACCTGAAACCTCGAAACCGACGGGCAGACGAGACCCGAGAGGaccaccacaaacacacacg GGGATCCTTGGAGCCGGGGTTGGAGGCGCTGCTGCGGTCAGCAGGGGGCAGTCTGCTCCAGCTGTCCATCGTCCAGTGTCCACACGTTCTGACCGACAGAACTCTGTGGATCACCAGCTGCTACAGCCGGAACCTGCAGGTGCTCGTGTACAG gagTTCTTCAGATCCTCCGGGCCCTGAGGTTCTCTGGGCTCTGGGAGCCGGTTGCAGGAACATCAGCAGCCTGCAGGTGGCGCCGGTGCATCCATG CCAACAGCCGACTCGATTTGGGAACCGCTGCCTGCAGACAATTGGTAGATGCTGGCCACACCTCCACATTCTCAGTGTGGGCGGGGCCAGCTGTAGCACTCAGGGATTGGCTGCTGTAG CTCAGAGCTGCTCGCAGCTGCAGGTTCTGGAGCTGGAGCGCATTACCGACCTCAGCCTGCAGGCGGCGACAGAGCTCTGCAAGGCGGGCCTGAGGGGCCTGCAGATGCTGGTCCTGACGCACACGCCCGTCAGCGGTCAGGCCATCCTGCACTTCCACA ccccttgtgtgactgtgtttgacactcctgctctaaagCCAGGAATGCTCAGGTCGTCTTCAGGTCACGATCAAAGCTCCGCCCTCTACCTGTGCAGGTGTGTGCAAGAACATCCGGTCCATCGTCGTGGAGGTCTCAGCTGCAGATTACTTCGAGGAGCCGGACTCTCAGGAAGCTCAACACCTGTTTGGAGAAATTCTCAGCACACTGAAG GTTCTCCAGACGCGTCCAGGTCTCAGCGACATCCTGCAGGTCAAAGTTCAGGGATTCTGCTGACCTCATTCTTCTTCTGTTCCTCTAAATCAGGACCTTCAGAGACTTTTCTCATTCTGACCTCAGAAGGGAGATTCTCAGAGGGACAGCAAATCAAACTAAGCATAATTCTGTtctattgcaaaaaaaagtttgagtctctgattttaaaggttttttgtacgtttttatttacttttattgagaaaaaatcaagtaaatcaGGAGAGAGAATGTTTCTGGGAAGAATCTGTAGAAACTGCCTCACATTCATTACTAATATAGTGACTGCAAGTGTGGAGAACCAGATGAAACCATGTTCAGGATCTGAGCCAACCTGA
- the LOC112156156 gene encoding F-box only protein 41 isoform X1 encodes MSSSEMPYFCPRCGDRCRFPSVPELRAHLVSRHTYETLLLLSQARVRSSRPAGLLPLPGPAVTQSSGSAPASESSGLPPPLSCLDIASSSASLQLLRQMFSPSDPVLLPSGGSEEPSSALVPSGSVDQFPAQKLRQVEVCLGLDLLPSVRIGLEERLGLGLDHKIARTFAEVEERVNQRVGRLKAELNKREAELEWERRDRERLKSEKKEVEERAAFLSRQISAAVEMMERLKKDLMRKDKELRERQQEVENIEDFLRVMAEKEADAKSRLQVVFIEMLLERADRAERHLLLLASNHAHYALPKAYSPEAGRGGCSLDGSKDGVVSGRLQDAIGNRRSYSVSGSCRLEEQRYHSSSLTRQMRTLSLGSGGWDCEGLSNLLHTGHCGPAWTQRDRDGRRDRFWVEEEGWGRTWSRRNRRHHSTEEEEEEEEEEELWSSTEMRRLACRRTYTPGSDSPSSLLSTPSRHYGDRQLGVGSLRMRAGLFCIFPYLDVRSLLRAAEVCSDWRFVARHPAVWTRVRLEDGRVSADFLNTLSQWCSQTQSLVLKNLKPRNRRADETREDHHKHTRGSLEPGLEALLRSAGGSLLQLSIVQCPHVLTDRTLWITSCYSRNLQVLVYRSSSDPPGPEVLWALGAGCRNISSLQVAPVHPCQQPTRFGNRCLQTIGRCWPHLHILSVGGASCSTQGLAAVAQSCSQLQVLELERITDLSLQAATELCKAGLRGLQMLVLTHTPVSGQAILHFHTPCVTVFDTPALKPGMLRSSSGHDQSSALYLCRCVQEHPVHRRGGLSCRLLRGAGLSGSSTPVWRNSQHTEGSPDASRSQRHPAGQSSGILLTSFFFCSSKSGPSETFLILTSEGRFSEGQQIKLSIILFYCKKKFESLILKVFCTFLFTFIEKKSSKSGERMFLGRICRNCLTFITNIVTASVENQMKPCSGSEPT; translated from the exons ATGTCCTCCTCGGAGATGCCCTACTTCTGTCCTCGCTGTGGAGACCGCTGCCGCTTCCCGTCCGTGCCGGAGCTGCGGGCGCACCTGGTCAGCCGGCACACCTATGAGACCCTGCTGCTGCTCTCACAG GCTCGGGTCAGAAGTTCTCGTCCCGCcgggctcctccccctccccggTCCGGCTGTGACCCAGAGCTCAGGCTCCGCCCCGGCCTCGGAGTCCTCGGGCCTTCCTCCACCCCTGTCCTGCCTGGACATTGCCTCCTCGTCTGCCTCCCTTCAGCTGCTCAGGCAGATGTTCAGCCCCTCAGACCCGGTTCTGCTGCCCTCTGGAGGTTCAGAAGAACCCTCCTCTGCTCTGGTCCCTTCTGGGTCGGTGGACCAGTTCCCAGCACAGAAACTCAGGCAGGTGGAGGTCTGTCTGGGTCTGGACCTTCTGCCGTCGGTGCGGATCGGGCTGGAAGAGCGGCTGGGTCTGGGCCTGGATCATAAAATCGCTCGAACGTTCGCAGAGGTGGAAGAGAGGGTGAACCAACGTGTGGGGCGACTGAAGGCGGAGCTAAACAAAAGGGAGGCGGAGCTTGAGTGGGAGAGACGAGACAGAGAACGACTGAAGAGTGAGaagaaggaggtggaggagagggCGGCGTTCCTCTCCAGACAG ATATCTGCTGCCGTGGAGATGATGGAGCGACTGAAGAAAGACCTGATGAGGAAAGATAAAGAGCTGAGAGAGCGACAACA GGAGGTGGAGAACATCGAGGACTTCCTGAGAGTGATGGCGGAGAAGGAGGCTGACGCCAAAAGCCGACTGCAGGTG GTCTTCATCGAGATGCTGCTGGAACGAGCCGACCGTGCAGAAAGACACCTGCTGCTGCTCGCCTCTAACCACGCCCACTACGCACTCCCGAAGGCGTACTCGCCCGAAGCGGGGCGGGGCGGGTGCAGTCTGGATGGAAGCAAGGACGGCGTTGTGTCCGGAAGGTTGCAGGACGCCATCGGGAACAGG AGGAGCTACAGCGTGTCGGGCTCCTGCAGGCTGGAGGAGCAGCGGTACCACAGCAG CAGCCTGACCAGACAGATGAGGACTTTGTCTCTGGGCTCGGGGGGCTGGGACTGTGAGGGATTGTCCAACCTGCTCCACACGGGTCACTGCGGTCCGGCCTGGACTCAGAGGGACCGAGACGGGCGGAGGGACCGGTTCTG GGTGGAGGAGGAAGGATGGGGAAGAACATGGAGCAGAAGAAACCGTCGTCACCACAgcactgaggaggaggaggaggaggaggaagaggaggagctgtgGAGCAGCACTGAGATGAGACGGTTAGCCTGTAGGAGGACTTAcacacctggatcag ATAgcccctcctccctcctctccaCCCCCTCCCGTCACTATGGAGACCGGCAGCTGGGGGTCGGCTCCCTGAGGATGAGGGCGGGGCTTTTCTGCATCTTCCCATATTTGGACGTGCGCTCGTTGCTGCGTGCCGCTGAGGTGTGCTCTGATTGGCGCTTCGTTGCCAGACATCCGGCGGTTTGGACACGAGTGCGACTGGAAGACGGCAGAGTGTCGGCTGAT TTTCTGAACACTTTGTCTCAGTGGTGCTCACAAACCCAGAGCCTGGTTCTGAAGAACCTGAAACCTCGAAACCGACGGGCAGACGAGACCCGAGAGGaccaccacaaacacacacg GGGATCCTTGGAGCCGGGGTTGGAGGCGCTGCTGCGGTCAGCAGGGGGCAGTCTGCTCCAGCTGTCCATCGTCCAGTGTCCACACGTTCTGACCGACAGAACTCTGTGGATCACCAGCTGCTACAGCCGGAACCTGCAGGTGCTCGTGTACAG gagTTCTTCAGATCCTCCGGGCCCTGAGGTTCTCTGGGCTCTGGGAGCCGGTTGCAGGAACATCAGCAGCCTGCAGGTGGCGCCGGTGCATCCATG CCAACAGCCGACTCGATTTGGGAACCGCTGCCTGCAGACAATTGGTAGATGCTGGCCACACCTCCACATTCTCAGTGTGGGCGGGGCCAGCTGTAGCACTCAGGGATTGGCTGCTGTAG CTCAGAGCTGCTCGCAGCTGCAGGTTCTGGAGCTGGAGCGCATTACCGACCTCAGCCTGCAGGCGGCGACAGAGCTCTGCAAGGCGGGCCTGAGGGGCCTGCAGATGCTGGTCCTGACGCACACGCCCGTCAGCGGTCAGGCCATCCTGCACTTCCACA ccccttgtgtgactgtgtttgacactcctgctctaaagCCAGGAATGCTCAGGTCGTCTTCAGGTCACGATCAAAGCTCCGCCCTCTACCTGTGCAGGTGTGTGCAAGAACATCCGGTCCATCGTCGTGGAGGTCTCAGCTGCAGATTACTTCGAGGAGCCGGACTCTCAGGAAGCTCAACACCTGTTTGGAGAAATTCTCAGCACACTGAAG GTTCTCCAGACGCGTCCAGGTCTCAGCGACATCCTGCAGGTCAAAGTTCAGGGATTCTGCTGACCTCATTCTTCTTCTGTTCCTCTAAATCAGGACCTTCAGAGACTTTTCTCATTCTGACCTCAGAAGGGAGATTCTCAGAGGGACAGCAAATCAAACTAAGCATAATTCTGTtctattgcaaaaaaaagtttgagtctctgattttaaaggttttttgtacgtttttatttacttttattgagaaaaaatcaagtaaatcaGGAGAGAGAATGTTTCTGGGAAGAATCTGTAGAAACTGCCTCACATTCATTACTAATATAGTGACTGCAAGTGTGGAGAACCAGATGAAACCATGTTCAGGATCTGAGCCAACCTGA